Proteins encoded together in one Paenibacillus sp. window:
- a CDS encoding NAD(P)-binding domain-containing protein: protein MNMSKQQIGVVGLAVMGKNLALNMESKGFSVAVYNRSPEKTKELVEEAAGKNLVGCYSVEEFVNALETPRKIMIMVKAGEPTDKTIESLLPHLDQGDIIIDGGN, encoded by the coding sequence ATGAACATGTCGAAACAGCAAATCGGCGTCGTCGGTCTTGCCGTCATGGGCAAGAACCTCGCGCTTAACATGGAAAGCAAAGGCTTCTCCGTCGCGGTGTACAACCGTTCGCCGGAGAAGACGAAGGAGCTCGTGGAAGAAGCGGCGGGCAAAAACCTCGTCGGCTGTTACTCCGTCGAAGAGTTCGTGAACGCGCTCGAAACGCCGCGCAAAATCATGATCATGGTCAAAGCGGGCGAGCCGACGGACAAGACGATCGAATCGCTGCTGCCGCATCTCGACCAAGGCGACATCATCATCGACGGCGGCAAC